In Rahnella variigena, one DNA window encodes the following:
- the pepQ gene encoding Xaa-Pro dipeptidase — translation MESLTTLYKEHIATLQTRAREILQRSQLDALLIHSGELLTTFLDDHSYPFKVNPQFKAWVPVTQVPNCWLWVDGVNAPKLWFYSPVDYWHSHEPLPESFWTKEISLTPLANADDIKGQLPVDLKRVGYIGYSQDRAISMGIPAANVNPKAVLDYLHYQRAYKTDYELACMREAQKVAVSGHRAAKEAFLSGMSEFDINLAYLTATGHRDTDVPYSNIVALNEHASVLHYTTLDNQPPAEMRSFLLDAGAEYNGYAADLTRTYAAKPDSDFAALIKDLNTEELALIDTIKAGVRYTDYHVQMHHRIAKLLKAHKLVVDISEDAMVEQNLTGPFLPHGLGHPLGLQVHDVAGFMQDDTGTHLAAPSQYPYLRCTRVLEPGMVLTIEPGLYFIDSLLLPWREGQFSKHFAWDRIDAMKPFGGIRIEDNIVIHDNRIENMTRDLKLA, via the coding sequence ATGGAATCGCTTACTACGCTTTATAAAGAACATATCGCCACGCTGCAGACGCGTGCCCGTGAAATTCTGCAACGTTCTCAGCTTGATGCGTTACTGATTCACTCTGGTGAATTGCTGACGACCTTCCTTGATGATCATAGTTATCCGTTCAAAGTAAACCCGCAGTTCAAAGCCTGGGTGCCGGTCACGCAGGTGCCTAATTGCTGGTTATGGGTGGATGGCGTGAATGCGCCGAAGCTGTGGTTCTATTCGCCGGTGGACTACTGGCACAGCCATGAACCGCTGCCGGAGTCCTTCTGGACCAAAGAAATTTCCCTGACGCCGCTGGCTAATGCCGATGACATCAAAGGCCAGTTGCCGGTTGATCTCAAGCGTGTCGGTTATATCGGCTACAGTCAGGATCGCGCGATCAGCATGGGTATCCCTGCTGCGAATGTGAACCCGAAAGCGGTGCTGGATTACCTGCATTATCAACGCGCCTACAAAACAGATTACGAACTGGCCTGTATGCGTGAAGCGCAGAAAGTGGCGGTGAGTGGCCATCGTGCGGCGAAAGAAGCGTTCCTTTCTGGCATGAGCGAGTTCGATATCAACCTGGCGTATCTGACTGCGACCGGTCACCGTGATACCGATGTGCCTTACAGCAACATCGTCGCGCTCAATGAACACGCTTCCGTGCTGCACTACACCACGCTCGATAACCAGCCACCTGCCGAAATGCGCAGCTTCCTGCTGGATGCGGGCGCGGAATATAACGGTTATGCCGCTGACCTGACGCGGACCTATGCCGCAAAACCGGACAGTGATTTCGCTGCGCTGATCAAAGATCTGAACACGGAAGAGCTGGCGCTGATCGATACGATTAAGGCTGGTGTGCGCTATACCGACTATCATGTTCAGATGCATCACCGTATCGCCAAATTATTGAAAGCGCACAAGCTGGTGGTTGATATCAGTGAAGACGCTATGGTGGAACAGAATCTGACCGGGCCTTTCCTGCCGCATGGTCTGGGACATCCGCTGGGATTACAGGTACACGATGTGGCCGGTTTCATGCAGGACGACACCGGTACGCATCTGGCGGCGCCTTCGCAATATCCGTATCTGCGTTGTACCCGTGTTCTTGAGCCGGGAATGGTGCTGACTATCGAGCCAGGTTTGTATTTCATTGATTCGTTGCTGTTACCGTGGCGGGAAGGGCAGTTCAGCAAGCACTTTGCCTGGGATCGCATCGACGCAATGAAGCCGTTTGGCGGCATTCGTATCGAAGACAACATTGTCATCCACGATAATCGTATCGAGAACATGACACGTGATCTGAAGCTGGCCTGA
- the tatD gene encoding 3'-5' ssDNA/RNA exonuclease TatD, which translates to MFEIGINLTSSQFDKDRPQVVERARTAGLSGMLITGTSARESIEAQMMAAEHPDFCWSTAGVHPHQASDWNEQVAANIRQLAELPNVVAIGECGLDFNRNFSPADLQEAAFTAQLALAKELQLPVFLHCRDAGERFAALLKPWLADLPGGVVHCFTGTRQELELYLSLGLSIGITGWVCDERRGLELREMLPLIPAERLMLETDAPYLLPRDMENKPKNRRNEPAFLPHIVNQVALWRGEDPQWLADITDDNARKLFALPERR; encoded by the coding sequence ATGTTTGAAATCGGTATAAACCTCACCAGCAGCCAGTTTGACAAAGACCGGCCGCAGGTGGTGGAAAGAGCCCGGACCGCCGGGCTGAGCGGCATGTTGATCACCGGTACCTCTGCGCGGGAAAGTATCGAAGCGCAGATGATGGCGGCAGAGCATCCGGACTTCTGCTGGTCGACGGCAGGTGTACATCCGCATCAGGCAAGCGACTGGAACGAGCAGGTTGCTGCAAACATTCGTCAGCTGGCTGAATTGCCCAACGTCGTCGCCATCGGTGAATGCGGGCTGGATTTCAATCGCAACTTTTCGCCAGCTGACCTTCAGGAAGCGGCTTTTACGGCGCAACTGGCACTGGCGAAAGAATTACAGTTGCCGGTGTTTTTGCATTGTCGCGACGCCGGTGAGCGTTTTGCCGCATTGCTGAAACCCTGGCTGGCAGATTTGCCGGGTGGCGTTGTGCATTGTTTTACCGGCACCCGCCAGGAGCTTGAGTTGTATTTGTCCCTTGGTCTGTCGATTGGAATTACCGGCTGGGTGTGCGACGAGCGTCGCGGACTGGAGCTGCGTGAAATGTTGCCGCTGATCCCGGCTGAAAGGCTGATGCTTGAAACGGATGCGCCGTATTTACTGCCGCGGGATATGGAGAACAAACCAAAGAACCGTCGCAACGAACCGGCTTTCCTGCCGCATATCGTGAATCAGGTGGCACTATGGCGGGGTGAAGACCCGCAATGGCTGGCTGATATCACGGATGATAATGCGCGTAAGCTATTTGCGTTACCGGAGCGTCGCTGA
- the fadA gene encoding acetyl-CoA C-acyltransferase FadA — protein sequence MENVVIVDAVRTPMGRSKGGAFRHVRAEDLSAHLMRAVLARNPALNAKDIDDIYWGCVQQTLEQGFNIARNASLLAEIPHSVPATTVNRLCGSSMQALHDAARAIMVGDAQVSLIGGVEHMGHVPMNHGVDFHPGLSKTVAKAAGMMGLTAEMLAKMHQISREMQDEFAARSHQRAHAATVAGHFANEVVPTEGHNAEGVLTRYDFDEVIRPETTVATLAALRPAFDPVNGTVTAGTSSALSDGASAMLLMSESHAKSLGLTARARIRAMAVVGCDPSIMGYGPVPATRLALKRAGLSVQDIGLFELNEAFAAQALPCVKDLGLLETMEDRVNLNGGAIALGHPLGCSGSRISTTLLNLMERRDVQFGVATMCIGLGQGIATVFERV from the coding sequence ATGGAAAACGTAGTCATTGTTGATGCAGTCCGCACGCCGATGGGTCGTTCGAAAGGCGGCGCATTCCGCCATGTCAGGGCTGAAGATCTCTCCGCACATCTGATGCGCGCCGTGCTGGCCCGCAACCCGGCGCTGAACGCCAAAGATATTGATGATATTTACTGGGGCTGCGTCCAGCAGACGCTGGAACAAGGCTTTAATATTGCCCGTAACGCCTCGCTGCTGGCGGAAATTCCGCACAGCGTGCCGGCGACTACGGTCAACCGCCTGTGCGGATCGTCCATGCAGGCTCTGCACGACGCGGCCCGCGCCATTATGGTCGGCGATGCACAAGTCAGCCTGATTGGCGGTGTGGAACACATGGGCCATGTGCCGATGAATCACGGCGTCGATTTTCATCCTGGCCTGAGCAAAACTGTCGCTAAAGCGGCGGGGATGATGGGACTGACCGCGGAAATGCTGGCGAAAATGCACCAGATCAGCCGTGAAATGCAGGATGAATTTGCCGCACGCTCCCATCAGCGCGCGCATGCCGCCACGGTTGCCGGGCATTTTGCCAATGAAGTTGTCCCGACCGAAGGCCATAACGCCGAAGGTGTGCTGACCCGTTATGATTTCGACGAAGTGATCCGCCCGGAAACGACGGTCGCCACACTGGCGGCACTGCGTCCGGCGTTCGATCCGGTGAACGGCACCGTCACGGCGGGCACGTCTTCTGCCCTGTCCGACGGTGCGTCAGCGATGCTGCTGATGAGCGAATCCCATGCCAAATCTTTAGGTCTGACAGCCCGCGCCCGCATCCGTGCGATGGCGGTGGTCGGCTGCGATCCGTCGATTATGGGCTACGGTCCGGTACCGGCAACGCGTCTGGCATTGAAACGCGCCGGACTGAGCGTGCAGGACATCGGCCTGTTCGAGCTGAACGAAGCTTTTGCAGCACAAGCCTTACCGTGCGTGAAAGATTTGGGACTGCTGGAAACCATGGAAGATCGCGTCAACCTGAACGGCGGCGCCATTGCGCTCGGTCATCCGCTGGGTTGTTCCGGTTCACGCATTTCCACCACGCTGCTGAACCTGATGGAGCGCCGTGACGTACAGTTTGGCGTGGCGACCATGTGCATCGGTTTAGGTCAGGGTATCGCGACCGTTTTCGAACGCGTCTGA
- the rfaH gene encoding transcription/translation regulatory transformer protein RfaH — MESWYLLYCKRGQLLRAKEHLERQQVNCLTPMITLEKLVRGRRTAVSEPLFPNYMFIEFDPERIHTTTINATRGVSHFIRFGAKLATVQPDVIKQLMEPPTIEVRDPDTPYEGDPVVITDGIFAGIEAIYTEPDGEARSLLMLNLINQPVRQSIENTHFQKL; from the coding sequence ATGGAATCCTGGTATTTACTCTATTGCAAACGTGGTCAGCTTCTGCGCGCCAAGGAACATCTTGAACGCCAGCAGGTAAACTGCCTGACACCAATGATCACACTGGAAAAGCTGGTGCGTGGACGCCGTACGGCGGTCAGCGAGCCCCTGTTTCCAAATTACATGTTCATTGAGTTTGACCCTGAGCGGATCCATACCACGACGATCAACGCAACGCGTGGCGTCAGTCACTTCATCCGCTTTGGCGCAAAGCTGGCAACTGTCCAGCCGGACGTGATCAAACAACTGATGGAGCCGCCGACGATTGAAGTTCGCGATCCTGATACACCGTATGAAGGCGATCCGGTTGTCATCACTGACGGCATTTTCGCCGGAATCGAAGCCATTTATACCGAGCCGGATGGCGAAGCCCGTTCGTTGCTGATGCTCAACCTGATCAATCAGCCGGTTCGCCAGAGCATTGAAAATACCCACTTCCAGAAACTCTGA
- a CDS encoding IMPACT family protein, which produces MQPYSVPAEPVSFSEEIKKSRFITLLARTEGVEAAKAFIQEIRNQHPAARHHCWAFVAGAPDDSQQLGFSDDGEPAGTAGKPILSQLMGSGIGEITAVVVRYYGGIMLGTGGLVKAYGGGVQQALKQLVVQQKVPLAEFAVQCDYSQLQLVETLLSQVGGHILRSEFGAAVDLVLALPAADAPATVSHLFDISRGTLILRPVS; this is translated from the coding sequence ATGCAGCCTTATTCCGTCCCCGCTGAACCTGTCAGTTTCAGCGAAGAAATAAAGAAGAGCCGTTTCATCACCCTGCTGGCGAGAACTGAGGGAGTTGAAGCGGCAAAAGCTTTTATCCAGGAGATCAGAAACCAGCACCCCGCAGCGCGTCATCACTGCTGGGCGTTTGTGGCGGGTGCGCCTGATGATTCTCAGCAACTGGGATTTTCTGATGACGGGGAACCTGCGGGCACAGCAGGTAAACCGATCCTCAGTCAGCTGATGGGAAGCGGGATCGGAGAAATTACCGCCGTCGTCGTACGTTATTACGGTGGCATTATGCTGGGAACCGGCGGGCTGGTGAAAGCCTATGGCGGCGGTGTTCAGCAGGCATTAAAGCAACTTGTCGTGCAGCAAAAAGTTCCGCTGGCGGAGTTCGCGGTGCAGTGTGATTACAGCCAGTTACAGCTGGTGGAAACCCTGCTTTCGCAAGTCGGTGGACATATTTTACGCAGTGAGTTTGGCGCTGCGGTAGATCTCGTTCTGGCGCTACCCGCCGCGGATGCGCCGGCAACCGTCAGTCACTTATTCGATATCAGCCGTGGCACGCTTATCCTGCGTCCGGTTTCTTAA
- the fre gene encoding NAD(P)H-flavin reductase, whose product MTTLSCKVTSVEAITDTVYRVRLVPEAPFSFRAGQYLMVVMDERDKRPFSLASTPAQHNVIELHIGASELNLYAMAVMDRILKEQAITVDIPHGDAWLREDGERPLVLIAGGTGFSYVRSILITALEQQPHRDISIYWGGRELKHLYDLGELEAMSINHPNLKVIPVVEQPEEGWQGRSGTVLSAVLQDFSSLSEHDIYIAGRFEMAKIARERFVAERGAQEDRLFGDAFSFI is encoded by the coding sequence ATGACAACATTGAGCTGTAAAGTGACCTCGGTTGAGGCGATAACGGATACGGTGTATCGCGTCCGCCTGGTTCCGGAAGCGCCTTTCTCGTTCCGCGCGGGTCAGTATCTGATGGTGGTAATGGATGAGCGCGATAAGCGCCCGTTCTCACTGGCCTCCACGCCTGCGCAACACAATGTGATTGAGCTGCACATCGGCGCGTCGGAACTGAATCTGTACGCGATGGCGGTTATGGATCGCATTCTGAAAGAGCAGGCGATCACCGTCGATATTCCGCATGGCGATGCCTGGCTGCGTGAAGACGGCGAGCGTCCTCTGGTGCTGATTGCCGGTGGTACCGGCTTCTCCTACGTCCGTTCGATTCTTATCACCGCACTCGAGCAGCAACCGCACCGCGATATCTCCATTTACTGGGGCGGGCGTGAACTGAAGCATCTGTACGATCTTGGTGAGCTGGAAGCGATGAGCATTAATCATCCGAACCTGAAAGTGATCCCGGTAGTTGAACAGCCGGAAGAGGGCTGGCAGGGCAGAAGCGGTACCGTGCTGAGCGCGGTTTTACAGGATTTCTCTTCACTGTCTGAGCACGATATTTATATCGCCGGTCGTTTTGAGATGGCTAAAATCGCCCGTGAGCGTTTTGTCGCGGAACGCGGTGCGCAGGAAGATCGTCTGTTTGGGGATGCCTTCTCTTTCATCTGA
- the pepE gene encoding dipeptidase PepE, protein MELFLLSNGKLSGESELLGYAKARIQAMLQARKITSAVLIPYALIRSDYDARAKELSDALGIQVSSIHHAASPAEAIASAECILISGGNTWMLNQMLHENSLIVPIQRAVRERNVPYVGWSAGCNVATPSIRTTNDMPVRNSIVLPALNLFPVQINPHYIDAHLSGHMGETRDERIAEFCAVNPSESVIALREGSLLQVSGNDLSYFSAKEQGFKVFRHGQETQEYQDTQAIQPLVPFNCQ, encoded by the coding sequence ATGGAGTTGTTCTTACTGAGTAACGGTAAGCTTTCAGGCGAATCTGAGTTACTGGGCTACGCGAAAGCGCGCATCCAGGCCATGTTACAGGCCCGCAAAATTACTTCTGCTGTCCTGATCCCTTACGCCCTGATCCGCAGTGATTATGACGCGCGTGCGAAAGAACTTTCAGATGCGCTGGGTATTCAGGTCAGCAGTATTCATCACGCAGCAAGCCCGGCTGAGGCGATTGCCAGCGCAGAGTGTATTCTTATCAGTGGCGGGAATACCTGGATGCTCAATCAGATGCTGCATGAAAACAGCCTGATCGTGCCAATTCAGCGCGCGGTGCGTGAGCGCAATGTGCCGTATGTCGGCTGGAGCGCGGGTTGTAATGTTGCGACGCCAAGCATTCGTACCACCAATGATATGCCGGTGCGCAATTCAATCGTTCTGCCTGCGCTGAACCTGTTCCCGGTGCAAATCAATCCGCATTATATTGATGCGCATTTAAGCGGTCACATGGGTGAAACACGTGATGAGCGTATCGCCGAGTTCTGTGCGGTTAATCCGTCTGAATCGGTGATTGCGTTGCGTGAAGGCAGTTTGCTGCAGGTGTCCGGTAACGATCTGAGTTACTTCAGTGCCAAAGAGCAGGGTTTCAAAGTGTTCCGTCATGGGCAGGAAACGCAGGAATATCAGGATACTCAGGCGATCCAACCTCTGGTACCTTTTAACTGCCAGTAA
- the ubiD gene encoding 4-hydroxy-3-polyprenylbenzoate decarboxylase, translating into MKYRDLRDFLSLLEKRGQLKRISQSVDPYLEMTEIADRTLRAGGPALLFENPKGYDMPVLCNLFGTPQRVAMGMGKEDVSALREVGELLAFLKEPEPPRGFRDLFDKAPKFKQVLNMPTKVLHSAPCQEQIWEGDAVDITKIPVMQCWPEDAAPLITWGLTVTRGPNKPRQNLGIYRQQVLGKNKVIMRWLSHRGGALDFQEWCQQNPGQRFPVSVALGADPATILGAVTPVPDTLSEYAFAGLLRGNKTEVVKCISNDLEVPASAEIVLEGYIEPGEMAPEGPYGDHTGYYNEVDSFPVFTITHMTQRKDAIYHSTYTGRPPDEPAVLGVALNEVFVPILKKQFPEIVDFYLPPEGCSYRLAVVTMKKQYAGHAKRVMMGVWSFLRQFMYTKFVIVCDDDVNARDWNDVIWAITTRMDPARDTVLVENTPIDYLDFASPVSGLGSKMGMDATNKWPGETQREWGRPIVKDPEVTARIDAIWDELAILNDKDDAKK; encoded by the coding sequence ATGAAATACCGTGATTTACGTGACTTCCTCTCGTTACTCGAAAAGAGAGGCCAGCTGAAACGCATTAGCCAGTCTGTCGACCCTTATCTGGAAATGACCGAGATTGCCGATCGCACCTTGCGTGCCGGCGGCCCGGCTCTGTTGTTCGAAAATCCAAAGGGCTATGACATGCCGGTCCTGTGCAATTTATTCGGCACACCGCAGCGTGTGGCGATGGGCATGGGTAAAGAAGATGTCAGTGCGTTGCGTGAAGTCGGTGAATTGCTGGCGTTTCTGAAGGAACCTGAGCCGCCGCGCGGTTTTCGTGATTTATTCGACAAAGCGCCGAAGTTTAAACAAGTGCTGAATATGCCGACCAAAGTGCTGCATTCTGCACCTTGTCAGGAACAGATTTGGGAAGGCGATGCCGTTGATATCACTAAGATCCCTGTGATGCAGTGCTGGCCGGAAGACGCCGCACCGCTGATCACCTGGGGTCTGACCGTCACCCGCGGTCCGAATAAACCTCGCCAGAATCTGGGCATTTACCGCCAGCAGGTGCTGGGCAAAAACAAAGTGATTATGCGCTGGTTATCCCATCGCGGCGGCGCGCTGGATTTCCAGGAATGGTGCCAGCAAAACCCGGGGCAGCGTTTTCCTGTTTCGGTGGCGCTGGGTGCCGATCCGGCAACGATCCTTGGTGCCGTGACACCGGTTCCCGATACGCTGTCTGAATATGCCTTCGCGGGTTTGTTGCGCGGCAATAAAACCGAAGTCGTGAAGTGTATTTCTAACGATCTGGAAGTGCCGGCCAGCGCTGAGATTGTGCTCGAAGGGTATATTGAACCGGGCGAAATGGCCCCGGAAGGCCCTTATGGTGACCATACCGGCTACTATAATGAAGTAGACAGTTTCCCGGTATTCACCATTACGCACATGACGCAGCGGAAAGACGCTATCTATCATTCGACCTACACCGGCCGTCCGCCGGATGAACCTGCGGTTCTGGGTGTGGCGTTGAATGAAGTGTTTGTGCCAATCCTGAAAAAGCAGTTTCCGGAAATTGTGGACTTCTATCTGCCGCCTGAGGGTTGCTCCTACCGTCTGGCTGTCGTTACCATGAAGAAGCAATACGCCGGTCATGCGAAACGCGTGATGATGGGCGTCTGGTCATTCCTGCGTCAGTTCATGTACACCAAGTTCGTGATTGTGTGTGACGACGATGTGAATGCCCGCGACTGGAACGACGTGATTTGGGCGATTACTACCCGTATGGATCCTGCACGGGATACGGTTCTGGTAGAAAACACGCCGATTGATTATCTCGATTTTGCCTCTCCGGTTTCGGGGCTTGGCTCAAAAATGGGGATGGATGCGACCAACAAATGGCCGGGTGAAACGCAGCGTGAGTGGGGACGTCCGATTGTGAAAGATCCGGAAGTCACCGCGCGTATCGACGCTATTTGGGATGAACTCGCTATTCTTAATGATAAAGACGATGCGAAAAAATAA
- the fadB gene encoding fatty acid oxidation complex subunit alpha FadB yields the protein MLYQGETLHLHWLDGGIAELVFDAPGSVNKLDTQTVASLGEAIAILEKQSDLKGLLLSSAKPAFIVGADITEFLSLFNAPAEKLHEWLDFANSIFNRLEDLPVPTLSAISGYALGGGCECVLATDFRISTADARIGLPETSLGIMPGFGGSVRLPRLIGTDSALEIIAAGKNISGKEALKVGLVDAVVEADKLRDAGITMLKNAIDGKLEWHSRRDPKRLPLKLSQIEATMSFSVAKSMVMQNAGKHYPAPMTAVKTIEAAARLGRDEALQLETASFVPLAQSKEARALVSIFLNDQFVKGKAKKLAQDSEKPKQATVLGAGIMGGGIAYQSALKGVPVVMKDISDQSLTLGMNEAAKLLNKQLERGKLDGLKMAKVLSTIHPTLDYSGIERASVVVEAVVENPKVKAAVLAEAESLLSADTILASNTSTIPIDQLASSLKRPENFCGMHFFNPVHRMPLVEIVRGEKTSDKTISRIVSYALAMGKTPIVVNDCPGFFVNRVLFPYFSGFSLLLRDGADFRQIDKVMEKQFGWPMGPAYLLDVVGIDTAHHAQAVMAAGFPQRMARDYRDAVDVLFDNRRFGQKNQLGFYRYSEDSKGKPRKEVDEQAINLLADNLKPAHADFSPQDIIARMMIPMINEVVRCFEEGIIASPAEADMALVYGIGFPPFHGGPFRYLDTLGTAEYLKMTEQYAHLGPMYQAPAGLRAKAQTNESYYPVAAPLENLSTGNQA from the coding sequence ATGCTCTACCAAGGCGAAACATTACACCTGCACTGGCTCGACGGCGGTATCGCGGAGCTGGTGTTTGATGCTCCAGGCTCGGTTAACAAGCTCGACACCCAAACTGTCGCCAGCCTGGGCGAAGCCATTGCGATACTTGAAAAACAGTCTGACCTGAAAGGTTTGCTGCTCAGTTCAGCCAAACCGGCGTTTATCGTCGGCGCGGATATCACTGAATTTTTATCACTGTTTAATGCGCCAGCCGAAAAACTGCACGAGTGGCTGGATTTCGCTAACAGCATTTTTAACCGGCTGGAAGACCTGCCGGTGCCGACCCTTTCTGCCATCAGTGGTTATGCGCTGGGCGGCGGTTGCGAATGCGTGCTGGCGACGGATTTTCGTATCAGCACCGCCGATGCGCGTATCGGTCTGCCGGAAACCAGCTTAGGCATCATGCCGGGCTTTGGTGGCTCCGTGCGTTTGCCACGCCTGATTGGTACTGACAGTGCGCTGGAAATTATCGCCGCCGGTAAAAACATCAGCGGGAAAGAGGCTCTGAAAGTCGGGCTGGTTGATGCAGTGGTTGAAGCGGATAAACTGCGCGACGCCGGTATCACCATGCTGAAAAATGCCATCGACGGCAAACTGGAATGGCACAGCCGTCGTGACCCGAAACGTCTGCCACTGAAACTCAGCCAGATTGAAGCGACGATGAGTTTCAGCGTGGCCAAAAGTATGGTCATGCAAAATGCCGGCAAACATTATCCGGCACCAATGACCGCAGTAAAAACGATTGAAGCCGCAGCCCGTCTGGGTCGTGACGAAGCTTTGCAGCTGGAAACCGCCAGCTTTGTGCCACTTGCACAATCGAAAGAAGCCCGTGCGCTGGTCAGCATTTTCCTTAACGATCAGTTCGTGAAAGGCAAAGCTAAAAAACTGGCGCAAGACAGCGAAAAACCGAAGCAGGCTACAGTTTTGGGCGCAGGCATTATGGGCGGCGGGATCGCTTATCAGTCCGCGCTGAAAGGCGTACCGGTAGTGATGAAAGACATCAGCGACCAGTCCCTGACGCTCGGCATGAACGAAGCGGCCAAATTGCTGAACAAGCAGCTTGAGCGCGGCAAACTCGACGGTCTGAAAATGGCCAAAGTACTGTCGACCATTCATCCAACACTGGATTACAGCGGCATCGAACGTGCTTCCGTCGTCGTTGAAGCTGTAGTTGAAAATCCTAAAGTCAAAGCCGCAGTTCTTGCGGAAGCGGAATCCTTACTCAGCGCCGATACCATTCTGGCCTCGAATACCTCAACCATTCCTATCGATCAGCTGGCTTCTTCGCTGAAACGTCCGGAAAACTTCTGCGGTATGCACTTCTTTAACCCGGTTCACCGTATGCCGCTGGTTGAAATCGTGCGTGGCGAGAAAACTTCAGACAAAACCATTTCGCGTATCGTTTCTTACGCACTGGCGATGGGCAAAACGCCGATCGTGGTGAACGACTGCCCGGGCTTCTTTGTTAACCGCGTGCTGTTCCCGTATTTCTCCGGCTTCAGTTTGCTGCTGCGAGATGGCGCTGATTTCCGCCAGATCGACAAAGTAATGGAAAAACAGTTCGGCTGGCCAATGGGCCCGGCCTATCTGCTGGACGTGGTCGGCATCGACACCGCTCACCACGCGCAGGCCGTCATGGCCGCCGGTTTCCCGCAACGCATGGCCCGCGATTATCGTGATGCGGTTGATGTCCTGTTCGACAACCGGCGCTTCGGTCAGAAAAACCAGCTCGGCTTCTACCGCTACAGCGAAGACAGCAAAGGCAAACCGCGCAAGGAAGTCGATGAACAGGCGATCAACCTGCTGGCCGATAACCTGAAACCGGCTCACGCTGACTTCTCACCGCAGGACATCATCGCCCGCATGATGATCCCGATGATTAACGAAGTGGTGCGTTGCTTTGAAGAAGGCATTATTGCCAGCCCTGCTGAAGCCGATATGGCGCTGGTGTACGGCATCGGATTCCCGCCGTTCCACGGCGGGCCGTTCCGTTATCTTGATACCCTCGGCACCGCCGAATATCTGAAAATGACCGAACAGTACGCACATCTGGGGCCGATGTATCAGGCACCGGCAGGGTTACGCGCCAAAGCGCAAACCAATGAAAGTTACTATCCGGTTGCCGCTCCGCTGGAAAATCTCAGCACCGGCAATCAGGCATAA